A genomic stretch from Thermodesulfobacteriota bacterium includes:
- a CDS encoding ribonuclease HII, whose protein sequence is RGRPARQPGRPAGCLGLPAREAHARGYRRVCGLDEAGRGPLAGPVVAAAVVFEPGTEIPGLDDSKRLVAAARARLEPLIRREAVCFAVGAASPAEIDALDVLQASLLAMSRAVAALGAPPDFLLVDGNRPLPSSIPQRTVVGGDGLSTAIAAASVLAKQHRDALMDAYAREYPGYGFESHRGYPTADHREALRRLGPCPIHRRTFRGVCLAPGVLVQTELFPPQAP, encoded by the coding sequence CAGGGGCCGGCCCGCCCGCCAACCCGGGCGGCCGGCCGGGTGTCTGGGGCTTCCCGCCCGGGAAGCCCATGCCCGTGGCTACCGCCGGGTCTGCGGGCTCGACGAGGCCGGCCGGGGCCCCCTGGCGGGGCCCGTGGTGGCCGCGGCTGTGGTGTTCGAGCCGGGCACCGAGATCCCGGGGCTCGACGACTCCAAGCGTCTGGTTGCGGCGGCCCGGGCACGGCTGGAGCCGCTGATCCGTCGCGAGGCGGTGTGCTTCGCCGTGGGCGCCGCGAGCCCGGCGGAGATCGACGCCCTCGACGTCCTCCAGGCGAGCCTGCTGGCCATGAGCCGGGCGGTCGCCGCTCTCGGCGCCCCCCCGGACTTCCTCCTCGTGGACGGAAACCGGCCCCTTCCCTCCAGCATTCCCCAGCGCACGGTGGTAGGGGGCGACGGCCTCTCCACCGCCATCGCCGCCGCCTCGGTGTTGGCCAAGCAGCACCGCGACGCCCTGATGGACGCGTACGCCCGGGAGTACCCCGGATACGGATTCGAGAGCCACCGGGGCTACCCCACCGCCGACCACCGGGAGGCCCTGCGCCGACTCGGCCCCTGCCCCATCCACCGGCGCACCTTCCGGGGGGTGTGCCTCGCTCCGGGGGTGCTCGTGCAGACCGAGCTCTTCCCCCCCCAAGCTCCATGA
- a CDS encoding YraN family protein, which yields MTKRLGDLGEELAVRHLESLGYRIVARNYRCRLGELDCVAVHGRTLVFLEVKARRSDDFGGPLEAVDRRKRRRMTRLARYYALQHDLGDVAQRFDVVAVWLEGGKPRVEVYPNAFEAEE from the coding sequence ATGACGAAACGCCTGGGCGACCTGGGCGAGGAGCTGGCGGTCCGCCACCTCGAGTCCCTGGGCTACCGGATCGTGGCGCGCAACTACCGGTGCCGCCTCGGAGAGCTCGACTGCGTCGCCGTGCACGGCCGCACGCTGGTCTTCCTGGAGGTCAAGGCGCGGCGCTCCGACGACTTCGGCGGCCCCCTCGAGGCCGTGGACCGGCGAAAGCGCCGCCGCATGACCCGGCTCGCCCGCTACTACGCGCTCCAGCACGACCTGGGCGACGTGGCCCAGCGCTTCGACGTGGTGGCGGTGTGGCTCGAGGGGGGGAAGCCGCGGGTCGAGGTGTACCCTAACGCCTTCGAGGCGGAGGAGTAG
- the gyrA gene encoding DNA gyrase subunit A gives MHTRSNLLPIAIEEEMKRSYLDYAMSVIIGRALPDVRDGMKPVHRRVLYAMHDLGNRWDKPYKKSARVVGDVMGKYHPHGDAAIYDTMVRMAQDFSLRYPLVEGQGNFGSIDGDAPAAMRYTEVRMAKLAGEVLADIDMETVDFIPNYDGSLSEPVVMPSRFPNLLTNGSSGIAVGMSTNIPPHNLGELCDALILLIRRPETTIAELMAVLPGPDFPTGGFIYGIRGIHEAYTTGKGLLRVRARTEVESHPRSGREAIIVTEVPYTVNKAKLVEEIAELVRDKKIEGISDLRDESDREGLRVVIDLKRGEDPRVVLNQLYKHSRMEVAFGVNLLAIVGNQPRVLTIKEALGHFLDHRREVTVRKTHYRLRKARERAHLLEGLKIALDHLDAVIALIRRSPSPAEAREGLMAEFALSELQAKHILDLRLHRLTGLEREKILEEYRETLRLIEELEAILADERKVLEILVADFEEIRARYGDARRTELVAHTEEITVEDLIAEEEMVVTISHTGYVKRNPVSLYRSQRRGGKGRMGMATREEDFVEHLFVASTHTYMLFFSDRGQVYWLKVHEIPLAGATARGKAIVNLLPLEPGESITAYLPVKEFREGAFVLMATRHGIVKKTSLMAFARAWKNRGIQALTLDEGDELIATRLTDGEQDIVLSTRQGLAIRFAEADVRPTGRTSRGVKGIELQEGDEVVSADVIRAGTTLLTVTENGYGKRTGLDEYRRQSRGGKGLITIKTTARNGKVADVLAVEEAEQVILIASSGKLIRTAVSGIPVIGRNTQGVRLFGVEPGETVASLARVVEEEDGEEEA, from the coding sequence ATGCACACCCGTTCGAATCTGCTCCCCATCGCCATCGAAGAGGAGATGAAGCGCTCGTACCTCGATTACGCCATGAGCGTGATCATCGGGCGGGCGCTCCCCGATGTGCGCGACGGCATGAAGCCGGTGCACCGGCGCGTGCTCTACGCCATGCACGACCTGGGGAACCGCTGGGACAAGCCCTACAAGAAGTCCGCCCGCGTGGTGGGCGACGTCATGGGCAAGTACCACCCCCACGGCGACGCGGCCATCTACGACACCATGGTGCGGATGGCCCAGGACTTCAGCCTGCGCTACCCCCTGGTGGAGGGGCAGGGAAACTTCGGCTCCATCGACGGCGACGCCCCCGCGGCCATGCGCTACACCGAGGTGCGCATGGCCAAGCTGGCCGGCGAGGTCCTCGCCGACATCGACATGGAGACGGTGGACTTCATCCCCAACTACGACGGCTCGCTCTCCGAGCCCGTGGTCATGCCCTCGCGCTTCCCTAACCTCTTGACCAACGGCAGCTCGGGCATCGCCGTGGGCATGAGCACCAACATCCCACCCCACAACCTGGGAGAGCTCTGTGACGCCCTGATCCTGCTCATCCGTCGGCCCGAGACGACCATCGCCGAGCTCATGGCCGTGCTCCCCGGACCCGACTTCCCCACCGGGGGCTTCATTTACGGCATCCGGGGAATCCACGAGGCGTATACCACGGGCAAGGGGCTCCTGCGGGTGCGGGCCCGCACCGAGGTGGAGAGCCACCCCCGCTCGGGGCGCGAGGCCATCATCGTCACCGAGGTGCCCTACACGGTGAACAAGGCCAAGCTCGTGGAGGAGATCGCCGAACTGGTGCGGGACAAGAAGATCGAGGGCATCTCCGACCTGCGCGACGAGTCCGACCGGGAGGGGCTGCGGGTGGTGATCGACCTCAAGCGGGGGGAAGATCCCCGGGTCGTGCTCAACCAGCTCTACAAGCACAGCCGCATGGAGGTGGCCTTCGGGGTGAACCTGCTCGCCATCGTGGGCAACCAGCCCCGGGTCCTCACCATCAAGGAGGCCCTGGGCCACTTCCTCGACCACCGCCGGGAGGTCACGGTCCGCAAGACCCACTACCGGCTGCGCAAGGCGCGGGAGCGGGCCCACCTGCTCGAAGGGCTCAAGATCGCCCTGGACCACCTGGACGCGGTCATCGCCCTGATCCGCCGGTCCCCTTCGCCGGCCGAGGCCCGGGAAGGGCTCATGGCCGAGTTCGCCCTGTCGGAGCTCCAGGCCAAGCACATCCTGGACCTGCGGCTGCACCGGCTCACGGGGCTCGAACGGGAGAAGATCCTGGAGGAGTACCGGGAGACCCTGCGCCTGATCGAGGAGCTCGAGGCCATCCTCGCCGACGAGCGCAAGGTGCTCGAGATCCTGGTGGCCGACTTCGAGGAGATCCGGGCCCGGTACGGAGACGCACGGCGCACTGAGCTCGTGGCCCACACCGAGGAGATCACGGTCGAGGATCTGATCGCCGAGGAGGAGATGGTGGTCACCATCTCCCACACCGGGTACGTGAAGCGAAACCCCGTGTCCCTCTACCGCAGCCAGCGCCGGGGGGGGAAGGGGCGAATGGGAATGGCCACCCGGGAGGAGGACTTCGTCGAACACCTCTTCGTGGCCAGCACCCACACCTACATGCTCTTCTTCAGCGACCGCGGCCAGGTGTACTGGCTCAAGGTGCACGAGATCCCGCTTGCAGGCGCGACGGCCCGGGGCAAGGCCATCGTGAACCTCCTGCCCCTGGAGCCCGGGGAGTCCATCACCGCCTACCTCCCGGTGAAGGAGTTCCGGGAAGGGGCCTTCGTCCTCATGGCCACGCGCCACGGCATCGTAAAGAAGACGAGCCTCATGGCGTTTGCCCGGGCCTGGAAGAACCGGGGCATCCAGGCGCTGACCCTCGACGAGGGCGACGAGCTCATCGCCACCCGTCTGACCGACGGCGAGCAGGACATCGTCCTGAGCACCCGCCAGGGTCTGGCGATCCGCTTTGCGGAAGCAGACGTCCGCCCCACCGGCCGCACCAGCCGCGGTGTCAAGGGCATCGAGCTTCAGGAGGGGGACGAGGTGGTCTCTGCCGACGTGATCCGAGCCGGCACCACGCTGCTCACGGTCACGGAGAACGGCTACGGCAAGCGCACCGGGCTCGACGAGTACCGCCGGCAGTCCCGGGGCGGCAAGGGGCTCATCACCATCAAGACCACGGCCCGCAACGGCAAGGTGGCCGATGTGCTGGCGGTGGAGGAGGCCGAGCAGGTCATCCTCATCGCGAGCAGCGGCAAGCTCATCCGCACCGCCGTCTCGGGCATCCCGGTCATCGGGCGCAACACCCAGGGTGTCAGGCTCTTCGGCGTCGAGCCCGGGGAGACCGTGGCGTCCCTGGCCCGGGTGGTGGAGGAAGAGGACGGGGAAGAGGAGGCGTGA